A part of Pararhizobium sp. A13 genomic DNA contains:
- a CDS encoding sugar transferase, with protein sequence MKSATRSASSPYFTTIEAGAHRPIGGISKRGFDIVAASLALIVFSPIFLLLMALVKFSDGGSVFYGHRRVGHNGRFFKCLKFRTMAPDADKILQDHLRKNPKAYEEWQATRKLQDDPRVTVVGSVLRKLSLDELPQLLNIIRGDMSVVGPRPVVEDELELYETSAVYYLKSRPGLTGLWQVSGRNDVSYAARIAFDTHYVTNWSLINDVVIVAKTIPAVCLSRGSY encoded by the coding sequence ATGAAGTCTGCGACTCGATCGGCAAGTTCGCCGTATTTTACGACCATCGAAGCCGGGGCACACCGGCCGATAGGGGGAATATCAAAGAGGGGGTTCGACATCGTTGCAGCGTCTCTGGCGCTCATCGTCTTTAGTCCGATTTTTCTGCTTCTCATGGCCCTGGTGAAGTTTTCGGATGGCGGCAGTGTCTTTTATGGACACCGCCGCGTGGGTCACAATGGTCGCTTCTTCAAGTGCCTCAAGTTTCGGACCATGGCGCCGGATGCAGACAAGATCCTGCAGGATCATCTGCGCAAGAATCCCAAAGCCTATGAGGAATGGCAGGCGACCCGCAAACTGCAGGACGATCCGCGCGTTACGGTCGTCGGCAGCGTGCTGCGCAAATTGAGCCTTGACGAGCTCCCGCAACTCCTCAACATCATCCGCGGTGACATGAGCGTCGTCGGCCCACGTCCCGTCGTGGAAGACGAGCTTGAGCTTTATGAAACATCGGCGGTCTACTATCTGAAGTCACGCCCCGGCCTGACCGGACTGTGGCAGGTCAGCGGACGCAACGATGTTTCCTATGCTGCACGGATTGCCTTCGATACCCACTACGTCACCAACTGGTCGCTGATCAACGATGTCGTCATCGTAGCAAAGACAATTCCCGCCGTCTGCCTGTCCCGAGGCAGCTACTGA
- a CDS encoding polysaccharide biosynthesis/export family protein — MKRSLCLGLPALGKRAAGAARLSALALAISVSGLQVALADDYTLGAMDKLRIRVAEWQTAEGTVRDWSAVSGDYTVGASGGISLPFLGTLPASGKTTSEVADEVGLQLQKLFGLPDRPSASVELAQYRPIYLAGDVQTPGEYPFAPEMTVLKAVSLGGGLRRAESGQRFARDFITAQGESSVRIAERNRLLVRRARLQAEIAEKSDIAVPPELKNAADAANLVGSEKALMVSRDKRLKLQLTQLAELKSLLQNEIEALGKKSVTQTRQLELVMEDKDRVDTLAEKGLALSARKLTVEQRAADLQAALLDIDTASLKAKQDVSKANQDETNLRNDWDAQLAQELQNTEAELDTLALKLTTSRDLMTEALLQSADAAQTPQAGAVASITYSIVRQKDGTSTKIPADEGTLVLPGDVVKVEPMAVTQ, encoded by the coding sequence ATGAAAAGAAGTCTTTGTCTAGGACTTCCTGCCCTTGGCAAGCGAGCCGCAGGCGCGGCGCGCCTTTCCGCACTCGCGCTCGCAATCAGCGTTTCGGGTCTCCAGGTGGCTCTTGCCGACGATTACACACTCGGCGCCATGGACAAGTTGAGAATCCGCGTTGCAGAGTGGCAGACCGCCGAAGGAACCGTCAGGGATTGGTCTGCCGTCAGCGGCGACTACACGGTTGGCGCGTCGGGCGGCATTTCCCTGCCGTTTCTCGGTACTCTGCCTGCCTCGGGAAAAACGACGTCCGAGGTCGCCGATGAAGTCGGGCTGCAGCTTCAAAAACTGTTCGGCTTGCCGGACCGTCCGTCTGCCTCGGTGGAACTTGCCCAGTACCGGCCGATCTATCTGGCCGGAGACGTCCAGACGCCTGGAGAATATCCGTTCGCGCCGGAGATGACGGTCCTGAAGGCGGTCAGCCTTGGCGGCGGACTGCGTCGGGCCGAAAGCGGTCAGCGTTTTGCACGCGATTTCATCACGGCCCAGGGCGAATCCTCCGTACGGATTGCCGAGAGAAACAGGCTTCTCGTCCGGCGCGCACGGCTGCAGGCAGAAATCGCCGAGAAGAGCGACATCGCCGTTCCCCCGGAACTGAAAAACGCCGCCGATGCGGCAAATCTCGTCGGGAGCGAAAAGGCCCTGATGGTCTCGCGCGACAAACGCTTGAAGCTTCAACTGACGCAGCTTGCGGAGTTGAAGTCCCTGCTGCAGAACGAAATCGAGGCACTCGGCAAGAAGTCCGTCACCCAGACCCGACAACTGGAACTGGTGATGGAAGACAAGGACCGCGTCGATACACTGGCGGAAAAGGGGCTCGCGCTGAGCGCGCGCAAGCTCACCGTCGAACAAAGGGCGGCAGATCTGCAGGCGGCCCTGCTTGATATCGACACTGCGTCTTTGAAAGCCAAGCAGGATGTCAGCAAGGCCAATCAGGACGAGACCAACCTTCGAAACGATTGGGATGCCCAGCTCGCCCAGGAACTGCAAAACACCGAAGCGGAACTGGATACGCTGGCTCTGAAACTCACCACCAGCCGCGACCTCATGACCGAAGCACTCCTGCAATCGGCCGACGCGGCGCAGACGCCGCAAGCCGGGGCGGTTGCCAGCATCACCTACTCCATCGTCCGGCAGAAGGATGGAACGTCAACCAAGATACCGGCGGACGAAGGTACCCTTGTCCTGCCGGGCGACGTCGTTAAGGTCGAGCCCATGGCTGTTACCCAGTGA
- a CDS encoding ABC-F family ATP-binding cassette domain-containing protein codes for MIRIDSISKQNSHRLLFIEASAALNKGEKIGLVGPNGAGKTTLFRMITGEEQPDEGQVSVDKGMTIGYFNQDVGEMEGHSAVSEVMNGAGPVSDVAAELHELEAAMSDPDRADEMDAIIERYGEVQARYEELDGYALEGRAREVLAGLSFSQEMMDGDVGKLSGGWKMRVALARILLMRPDAMLLDEPSNHLDLESLIWLEEFLKGYDGALLMTSHDREFMNRIVTKIIEIDGGSLTSYSGDYAFYEQQRAQNEKHQQAQFERQQAMLAKEIKFIERFKARASHAAQVQSRVKKLDKIERVEPPKRRQAVAFEFQPAPRSGEDVINLKNVHKSYGSRSIYEGLDFMVRRRERWCIMGINGAGKSTLLKLVAGSAAPDQGSVALGASVKMGYFAQHAMDILDGERTVFQSLEDAFPKAGQGPLRALAGCFGFSGDDVEKKCRVLSGGEKARLVMAIMLFDPPNLLVLDEPTNHLDLDTKEMLIKALSEYEGTMLFVSHDRHFLAALSNRVLELTPEGIQQYGGGYTEYVARTGQEAPGLRS; via the coding sequence ATGATTCGTATTGACAGCATCAGCAAGCAGAACAGCCACCGTCTGCTCTTCATCGAGGCCTCCGCGGCGCTCAACAAGGGCGAGAAGATCGGCCTCGTCGGTCCGAACGGGGCCGGCAAGACGACGCTCTTCCGGATGATCACCGGCGAGGAGCAGCCCGACGAGGGGCAGGTGTCCGTCGATAAGGGCATGACCATCGGCTACTTCAATCAGGACGTGGGCGAGATGGAGGGCCACAGCGCCGTCTCCGAGGTGATGAATGGCGCCGGCCCGGTGAGCGACGTTGCGGCTGAATTGCACGAACTCGAGGCCGCCATGTCGGACCCGGACCGGGCTGACGAGATGGACGCGATCATCGAGCGCTACGGCGAGGTACAGGCGCGCTACGAGGAACTGGACGGCTATGCGCTGGAAGGCCGCGCACGCGAGGTTCTGGCAGGTCTGAGCTTCAGCCAGGAGATGATGGACGGGGACGTCGGCAAGCTGTCAGGCGGCTGGAAGATGCGCGTGGCGCTGGCCCGCATTCTCCTCATGCGGCCGGATGCCATGCTGCTCGACGAGCCGAGCAACCACCTGGATCTCGAAAGCCTCATCTGGCTCGAGGAGTTCCTGAAAGGCTATGACGGAGCGCTGTTGATGACCTCGCACGACCGCGAGTTCATGAACCGCATCGTCACCAAGATCATCGAGATCGACGGCGGATCGCTGACCAGCTATTCGGGCGACTATGCCTTCTACGAGCAGCAGCGGGCGCAGAACGAGAAGCACCAGCAGGCCCAGTTCGAGCGGCAGCAGGCGATGCTCGCCAAGGAAATCAAGTTCATCGAGCGGTTCAAGGCGCGCGCCTCGCACGCAGCGCAGGTGCAGAGCCGCGTGAAGAAGCTGGACAAGATCGAGCGGGTGGAGCCGCCCAAACGCCGCCAGGCGGTGGCGTTCGAATTCCAGCCGGCGCCGCGCTCGGGCGAGGACGTGATAAACCTCAAGAATGTGCACAAGAGCTATGGCAGCCGCAGCATCTATGAAGGGCTGGACTTCATGGTGCGCCGCCGCGAACGCTGGTGCATCATGGGCATCAACGGCGCCGGTAAATCCACCCTCCTGAAGCTCGTTGCCGGTTCCGCCGCGCCGGATCAAGGCAGTGTCGCTCTGGGGGCCAGCGTCAAGATGGGCTATTTCGCCCAGCACGCGATGGATATTCTGGACGGCGAGCGCACCGTGTTCCAGTCGCTGGAAGACGCGTTCCCGAAGGCGGGGCAGGGACCACTGCGGGCGCTGGCGGGCTGTTTCGGATTTTCCGGCGATGACGTGGAGAAGAAGTGCCGGGTGCTGTCGGGCGGCGAGAAGGCGCGGCTGGTCATGGCGATCATGCTGTTCGACCCGCCGAACCTCTTGGTGCTCGACGAACCCACCAACCACCTCGACCTCGACACCAAGGAAATGTTGATCAAGGCACTGTCCGAATACGAGGGCACCATGCTGTTCGTTTCGCACGACCGGCATTTCCTCGCAGCACTCTCCAATCGGGTGCTGGAACTGACGCCGGAGGGCATCCAGCAATATGGCGGTGGCTACACCGAATATGTGGCCCGCACCGGCCAGGAGGCGCCCGGCCTGCGCAGTTGA
- a CDS encoding GGDEF domain-containing protein, with product MRPLEEFRTNFLAEAMQTFTYKRDAALEQLMIACLSVTAALVVLAGLLRLIHASVLVPLFSLREDILSLAEVRDPGSKPLRTRVREMQRVYDALQFLRERLRERDTLMSELREQAEKDELTGLWNRQSFERFGQVLVVQNKAGPPSCLILLDIDHFKSVDDTHGHLAGDEVLRQVAALLRSSVRSSDIAARFGGEEFAVLIPDGNLDAAARLANALRTAIEEHPVRLSGQGSRLQISASFGVASVGPGSTCWPHLIQSADVALYQAKSQGRNRVCVSGRPLLQQDGRELDVVGAHVSRDRIAKNSP from the coding sequence TTGCGACCGCTCGAAGAGTTCAGGACGAACTTCCTTGCCGAGGCGATGCAAACATTCACATACAAGCGCGACGCGGCGCTCGAGCAGCTGATGATTGCCTGCCTTTCCGTCACGGCGGCTCTTGTGGTCCTCGCCGGCTTACTGCGTCTGATCCACGCGTCTGTATTAGTGCCTCTATTTTCCTTGCGGGAAGACATTCTCTCGCTCGCCGAAGTTCGTGATCCAGGGAGCAAGCCGCTTCGAACCCGGGTTCGCGAGATGCAGCGCGTCTACGACGCTCTCCAGTTCCTTCGCGAGCGCCTGCGTGAGCGGGATACGCTCATGTCAGAGCTGAGAGAACAAGCTGAAAAGGATGAGTTGACCGGCCTGTGGAACCGGCAATCCTTCGAACGCTTCGGTCAGGTTCTGGTCGTCCAGAACAAAGCCGGTCCGCCATCATGCCTGATTTTGCTCGATATCGATCATTTTAAAAGCGTCGACGATACACATGGCCATCTCGCCGGCGACGAGGTTCTGCGTCAGGTCGCCGCGCTGCTGCGGTCATCGGTGCGGTCATCCGACATCGCTGCTCGCTTCGGCGGGGAGGAGTTCGCCGTCCTCATCCCCGATGGAAATCTTGATGCGGCTGCCAGGCTCGCCAACGCCTTGCGAACAGCCATCGAGGAACACCCTGTTAGACTGTCCGGTCAAGGATCCCGTCTACAGATCAGCGCGAGCTTCGGTGTGGCAAGTGTCGGCCCCGGATCTACATGCTGGCCCCATCTGATCCAGTCAGCTGATGTCGCACTCTATCAGGCGAAATCGCAGGGCCGAAACCGCGTCTGCGTGTCGGGACGTCCTTTGCTGCAGCAGGATGGTCGAGAACTTGATGTTGTTGGCGCTCATGTGTCGCGCGACAGAATCGCAAAGAATAGCCCCTGA
- a CDS encoding helix-turn-helix transcriptional regulator: MSSRSPQERLALEAGIDRSYVGRVERGMENVTVATLEAFAAVLQVNVVALFAPPPASLRSGRKPNER; this comes from the coding sequence ATGTCTTCTCGATCTCCTCAGGAACGGCTCGCGCTTGAGGCCGGGATTGATCGCTCTTATGTCGGGCGAGTGGAGCGTGGGATGGAGAATGTTACCGTCGCGACGTTGGAAGCGTTCGCAGCCGTTCTCCAGGTCAATGTCGTTGCGCTGTTCGCGCCACCGCCCGCGTCCCTTCGATCAGGACGAAAGCCCAACGAGCGTTGA
- a CDS encoding SRPBCC family protein, with the protein MSSTEFHLVTQWIVDSSVEDVWRVLNTPETWPDWWPSVKQVDLLREGDEAGIGSVLRIRWSTALPYDLAFEMQTVRVEPLSIIEGRASGELEGIGRWTLQPKGAKCHVRYDWIVEVTKPWMVRFSFILKPIFRWNHNVVMERGRRGLVRHLARDG; encoded by the coding sequence ATGTCATCGACCGAGTTTCATCTTGTCACGCAATGGATCGTCGATTCATCGGTTGAAGATGTCTGGCGGGTGCTCAATACGCCTGAGACCTGGCCCGACTGGTGGCCGTCGGTGAAACAGGTCGATCTTTTGCGCGAAGGCGACGAGGCGGGCATCGGTTCCGTTCTTAGGATACGATGGTCCACCGCACTGCCTTACGACTTGGCCTTCGAGATGCAAACGGTCAGGGTGGAACCGCTTTCGATCATCGAGGGCCGAGCCTCCGGCGAGCTTGAGGGCATCGGCCGATGGACGTTGCAACCCAAAGGCGCCAAATGCCATGTGCGCTACGACTGGATCGTCGAGGTCACAAAGCCTTGGATGGTCAGATTTTCATTCATCCTGAAGCCGATCTTCCGCTGGAACCATAACGTCGTCATGGAGCGCGGCCGGCGCGGTCTTGTGCGTCATCTCGCCCGCGATGGCTGA